In Zingiber officinale cultivar Zhangliang chromosome 3B, Zo_v1.1, whole genome shotgun sequence, a single window of DNA contains:
- the LOC121968068 gene encoding uncharacterized protein LOC121968068 isoform X2, with protein MVMHQRSCSSLPATASSSVGRMPSPRVTKLLTTIIIIIIITAITVLITFLVSDDAEVVLSLPRKFLSIFNEILEAAYTPAFHQLIGSKRRAVTEKNIHEKILLVERQQRHLTCNKRHLVISSEFSCLSNLEWSGLQSDLVGEVGVEIGAALLEDIKEETILDMIAQEVYCLSHVKVVAAGTASRVEGPQQLPKKLFIF; from the exons ATGGTAATGCATCAAAGAAGCTGCAGTTCTTTACCAGCCACGGCTTCATCAAGTGTTGGAAGAATGCCTTCACCTCGTGTCACAAAACTCCTAAcaaccatcatcatcatcatcatcatcacagCAATTACAGTGTTGATCACT tttcttgtttcaGATGATGCGGAGGTTGTTCTTAGCTTGCCAAGGAAATTTCTCAGCATCTTTAATGAGATTCTTGAGGCTGCTTACACCCCTGCATTTCATCAGCTCATCGGATCTAAAAGAAGAGCTGTAACCGAGAAAAACATTCATGAGAAGATACTCTTAGTGGAGAGGCAGCAGAGACATTTAACGTGCAACAAAAGGCATTTGGTGATCTCTTCAGAGTTTTCATGTCTCAGTAATTTGGAGTGGAGTGGACTGCAATCTGATCTGGTTGGAGAGGTTGGAGTGGAGATAGGAGCTGCACTTTTGGAAGACATCAAAGAGGAAACAATCTTAGACATGATAG CTCAGGAAGTATACTGCCTGTCTCATGTAAAAGTCGTAGCAGCTGGCACTGCATCGAGAGTAGAAGGACCGCAACAACTTCCAAAAAAACTTTTCATATTTTGA
- the LOC121968068 gene encoding uncharacterized protein LOC121968068 isoform X1, which yields MRGPGRPLSELLQEQQEPFVLDVYLAERGHYCSERLLLLASNKSSSCTFCCHGNASKKLQFFTSHGFIKCWKNAFTSCHKTPNNHHHHHHHHSNYSVDHYDAEVVLSLPRKFLSIFNEILEAAYTPAFHQLIGSKRRAVTEKNIHEKILLVERQQRHLTCNKRHLVISSEFSCLSNLEWSGLQSDLVGEVGVEIGAALLEDIKEETILDMIAQEVYCLSHVKVVAAGTASRVEGPQQLPKKLFIF from the exons ATGAGAGGCCCTGGAAGACCCCTCTCTGAGCTGTTGCAAGAGCAGCAGGAGCCATTTGTGTTGGACGTTTACCTGGCTGAGAGAGGCCACTACTGCTCGGAGAGGCTTCTTCTCCTTGCATCCAATAAGTCTTCCTCTTGCACCTTTTGCTGCCATGGTAATGCATCAAAGAAGCTGCAGTTCTTTACCAGCCACGGCTTCATCAAGTGTTGGAAGAATGCCTTCACCTCGTGTCACAAAACTCCTAAcaaccatcatcatcatcatcatcatcacagCAATTACAGTGTTGATCACT ATGATGCGGAGGTTGTTCTTAGCTTGCCAAGGAAATTTCTCAGCATCTTTAATGAGATTCTTGAGGCTGCTTACACCCCTGCATTTCATCAGCTCATCGGATCTAAAAGAAGAGCTGTAACCGAGAAAAACATTCATGAGAAGATACTCTTAGTGGAGAGGCAGCAGAGACATTTAACGTGCAACAAAAGGCATTTGGTGATCTCTTCAGAGTTTTCATGTCTCAGTAATTTGGAGTGGAGTGGACTGCAATCTGATCTGGTTGGAGAGGTTGGAGTGGAGATAGGAGCTGCACTTTTGGAAGACATCAAAGAGGAAACAATCTTAGACATGATAG CTCAGGAAGTATACTGCCTGTCTCATGTAAAAGTCGTAGCAGCTGGCACTGCATCGAGAGTAGAAGGACCGCAACAACTTCCAAAAAAACTTTTCATATTTTGA
- the LOC121968069 gene encoding phytosulfokines-like, with the protein MSKSTALLLLIALLLFASLAEAARHEPADPANAQQQVGESEEIEEGCEQVGEDECLMRRTLEAHTDYIYTQGKGKKH; encoded by the exons ATGTCCAAGTCAACcgccctcctcctcctcattGCTCTTCTCCTCTTCGCCTCTCTTGCTGAAGCAGCAAGGCATGAACCAGCTGATCCCGCAAATGCCCAGCAGCAA GTTGGGGAATCAGAAGAGATAGAGGAAGGCTGTGAACAGGTTGGGGAGGATGAGTGCCTAATGAGGAGAACACTGGAGGCTCACACTGACTACATTTATACTCAAGGGAAGGGCAAGAAGCATTGA
- the LOC122055862 gene encoding U-box domain-containing protein 30-like, with translation MPQYQHHASWRTAGGGQIIDLETAVKDGILGGSGAGGGTLEAASEKFDLLKMIEELDSAVAVEEMPSVFICPISLEPMVDPVTLITGQTYERANILKWFSTGHLTCPTTMQELWDDGVTPNRTLHHLINAWFSQRYLQMKKRAEDVQGRAADLVQTLKNAKGQARVQALKDLRKTIAAHPSVDKSVVDAGGATLLSSLLGPFTSHAVGSEVIAILVNLTLDSVAFTNLMQPAKISHMVDLLSEGTIDTKINSARLLGMLMCEKSFRPEVVSSMSLLVALLRLVKDKRHQNGVAAGLSLLKAISSSHEQVRSLMVRVGAVPQLVELLSNPKREPKSVEPALQILNDLSSTPVGLSALKDCPQAIPTAVRILMNASQACTQHALSILQSVCRLAPDECSFLAVEAGLAAKLLLVIQSGCNPETKQQAAELLKLCSHNYPTTVFISKCNLTRTFQ, from the coding sequence ATGCCACAGTACCAGCATCACGCTTCCTGGAGGACGGCGGGCGGCGGGCAGATCATAGATCTGGAGACCGCCGTCAAAGACGGAATTTTGGGTGGCTCTGGCGCCGGCGGAGGCACCTTGGAAGCCGCTTCCGAGAAGTTTGACCTGCTGAAGATGATCGAGGAGCTCGATTCCGCCGTGGCGGTGGAGGAGATGCCCTCGGTGTTCATCTGCCCGATCTCCCTCGAGCCCATGGTGGATCCCGTCACTCTCATCACCGGCCAGACCTACGAGCGCGCTAACATCCTCAAGTGGTTCTCCACGGGGCACCTCACCTGTCCAACGACGATGCAGGAACTCTGGGACGACGGCGTCACTCCTAACCGGACCCTCCACCACCTCATCAACGCCTGGTTCTCCCAGCGTTACCTCCAGATGAAGAAGCGAGCAGAGGACGTGCAGGGCCGTGCCGCCGATCTCGTCCAAACCCTAAAGAACGCCAAGGGGCAAGCAAGAGTCCAAGCCCTCAAGGACCTGCGCAAAACCATCGCCGCCCACCCATCCGTCGACAAGTCCGTGGTAGATGCCGGCGGGGCGACGCTCCTTTCCTCTCTCCTCGGCCCCTTCACCTCCCACGCCGTCGGCTCCGAGGTGATCGCCATTCTGGTCAATCTCACTTTAGATTCAGTGGCCTTCACCAATTTGATGCAGCCGGCAAAGATCTCCCACATGGTGGACCTTCTCAGCGAAGGCACAATCGATACCAAGATCAATTCCGCGAGGCTCCTCGGAATGCTGATGTGCGAGAAGAGTTTCCGGCCGGAGGTGGTGTCGAGCATGAGCCTCTTGGTGGCATTGCTGAGATTGGTGAAGGACAAGCGGCATCAGAACGGAGTCGCTGCCGGACTCAGCTTGCTCAAGGCCATCTCCTCCTCTCACGAGCAAGTCCGCAGCTTGATGGTGCGCGTCGGGGCGGTGCCGCAGCTGGTGGAGCTATTGTCGAACCCGAAACGGGAGCCGAAGTCGGTAGAACCTGCATTGCAGATCTTGAATGATCTTTCAAGCACACCGGTCGGATTGTCTGCATTGAAGGATTGCCCTCAGGCCATTCCCACGGCAGTGAGGATCTTGATGAATGCCTCTCAAGCTTGTACTCAACATGCATTGTCTATATTACAGTCCGTCTGCCGACTAGCCCCCGACGAGTGCAGTTTCCTCGCCGTCGAGGCCGGGCTGGCCGCGAAGCTACTGCTCGTGATCCAAAGCGGTTGCAATCCGGAGACGAAACAACAGGCTGCCGAGCTACTGAAGCTATGCAGTCACAATTATCCCACAACTGTGTTCATTTCCAAGTGCAATCTAACGAGAACATTCCAATAG